In Hippocampus zosterae strain Florida chromosome 3, ASM2543408v3, whole genome shotgun sequence, a genomic segment contains:
- the LOC127597998 gene encoding peptidyl-prolyl cis-trans isomerase FKBP8-like, producing the protein MEPRPGREEEPALTRAREPAPTAAPEGRGERSSRTEKDGGESPGGDGARDDFERPRVRGGEGARTPKKTVRFREASAEEPLAERAGEETSLFPDCALQEWSGVAFDELFQKEDWQRLTDERLLCKKVLEPAAPGAPRPVWGQQATVKMQAVLEDRTVVEKDRKLLFTIGEGDVSRALEEGVVSMRRGETALLLAHSRYAYGPAGREPDVPAGAPLLYQLQLLDVSDKADPLNLPLSDRIRAGNRKRERGNFYFQREEYGEAARAYRMALDVLTTCGGDAGEEDEREVRHYRVKCLNNLAAALLKLERRQEALLASRDALAIEPDNVKALYRAGKILSDDGDYGEAARLLKKALKLEPGARAIHAELSKLVKRRSGGEAARHGKAKAAEMSGDDVAPFSLPSKATWPISWKLMAGALLVALGGLLASLILPARN; encoded by the exons ATGGAGCCGCGGCCCGGCCGCGAGGAGGAGCCTGCCCTGACACGGGCGAGGGAGCCCGCGCCGACGGCGGCCCCCGAGGGAAGGGGGGAGCGGTCGAGTAGGACGGAGAAGGATGGCGGCGAGAGTCCCGGAGGAGACGGCGCTCGGGACGACTTTGAGAGGCCCCGAGTCCGAGGAGGGGAAGGGGCGCGGACGCCCAAGAAGACGGTGCGCTTCCGAGAAGCGTCCGCAGAGGAGCCGCTGGCGGAGAGGGCCGGAGAGGAGACGAGCCTTTTTCCCGACTGCGCCCTGCAGGAGTGGAGCGGCGTCGCCTTCGACGAGCTCTTCCAGAAAGAAGACTGGCAGCGGCTCACAG ACGAGCGACTGCTGTGCAAGAAGGTGCTGGAGCCGGCCGCCCCCGGCGCCCCTCGGCCCGTCTGGGGCCAGCAGGCCACGGTGAAGATGCAGGCCGTCCTGGAGGACCGCACCGTCGTGGAGAAGGACCGCAAGCTGCTCTTTACTATCGGCGAAGGAGACGTGAGCCGG gcgctggaggagggcgtcGTGTCCATGCGCAGGGGCGAGACGGCGCTGCTGCTGGCCCATTCCCGCTACGCCTACGGGCCGGCGGGCAG AGAGCCCGACGTCCCCGCCGGAGCTCCTCTGCTCTACCAGCTGCAGCTGCTGGACGTCAGCGACAAAGCGGACCCGCTGAATCTGCCGCTGTCCGACCGCATCCGCGCCGGCAACCGCAAGCGGGAGCGAGGCAACTTCTATTTCCAGCGGGAGGAGTACGGCGAGGCCGCGCGAGCCTACCGGATGGCCCTGGATGTGCTCACCACCTGCGGCGGGG ATGCCGGCGAGGAGGACGAGCGAGAGGTGCGCCACTACCGGGTCAAGTGTCTGAACAACCTCGCCGCGGCGCTGCTCAAACTGGAGCGACGCCAGGAGGCGCTGCTCGCCAGCCGCGACGCGCTTGCCATCGAGCCCGACAACGTCAAGGCCCTCTACAGGGCGGGAAAG ATCCTGTCGGACGACGGCGACTACGGGGAGGCCGCGCGGCTGCTGAAGAAAGCCTTGAAGCTGGAGCCCGGCGCCAGG GCCATCCACGCCGAGCTTTCCAAGCTGGTGAAGAGGCGGTCGGGCGGCGAGGCCGCACGCCATGGCAAAGCGAAGGCCGCCGAGATGTCGGGCGACGACGTCGCGCCTTTTTCCCTTCCCTCCAAAGCAACATGG CCCATCTCGTGGAAGCTGATGGCGGGAGCTCTGCTGGTGGCGCTGGGCGGCTTGCTGGCATCGCTCATCCTCCCTGCAAGGAATTGA
- the LOC127597991 gene encoding semaphorin-4B-like, whose product MSKSAGLSEVGRRRRLLFRGGGRGRARHGVRPAAGSYDEMVPQFLDATSLTSHTKVCCPGCMCEMPCQPVGQPPACGGFLAARHLLTESVGAVLPKDAEERRCPRFSGGGLFNVTSLLLSKEDGALYVGAREALFALDPADIGARERRRKLPWKTPDEKRRECSFKGKDLQTDCFNYIKILLRLNGTRLYVCGTYAFSPVCAYVDTASFTFVASGSGEALAEDGRGRCPFDPEFRSTAVMADGELFAAAVGDFQGNEPAISKSLGRGAALKTESSLNWLEDPAFVGSAYIPESLPRDDPAGDDDKIYFFFSEAATELDFVDNAVVSRIARVCRGDAGGERVLQKKWTTFLKAQLSCSLPGDGFPFNVIQDMFVLTPDPLAWKETVFYGVFASQWSNGGTGTSAVCSFTMEQVRKAFDGRYRRLNRETRQWSTFNGAVPEPRPGSCITNAARKRGVLSSLHVPDKALNFVKDHFLMDEVLRGQPLLLNRRARYTRIAVHHVVAAAAPRRAYRVLFVGTDDGRLHKAVSVKKKMHVIEELLLFRHSRPVRHLQLDAEKGLLHVSTFSELVSVPLANCSNYAGCGDCILSRDPYCAWNGRRCVEVARAPPNRFLRQDVVNGDARAVCDQTAAGGRFAESARARSRPCQSIVIPADTFRVLPCRPRSKLARRLWRSSDASGRSHYPGAEGGLAVVARAGGRETYECWSLEGGFRQLLANYCVRGRELGPPRLAADTYWSQLVAACALLAFSPLLFALFVIYGHRRRAKGSGGPAAPPERPPSAAEPPGNLPADRGGPRRPSPDGGESFSESVSAAAPRPRVRLAPEIRDSLV is encoded by the exons atgtccaaaa GTGCAGGCTTGTCCGAAgtgggccgccgccgccgccttttgttccgaggaggaggaagaggccgCGCTCGCCATGGCGTGCGCCCAGCCGCCGGAAGCTACGATGAGATGGTTCCGCAATTTCTGGACGCCACGTCGTTAACGAGCCACACAAAAG TGTGCTGTCCTGGATGCATGTGTGAGATGCCGTGCCAGCCAGTTGGGCAGCCTCCTGCCTGCGGGGGCTTCTTGGCCGCTCGTCACCTCTTGACCGAGAGCGTCGGAGCTGTTCTGCCCAAAG ATGCAGAGGAGAGAAGGTGCCCGAGGTTCTCGGGGGGCGGGCTCTTCAACGTCACGTCGCTCCTGCTCAGCAAAGAGGACGGCGCGCTCTACGTGGGCGCCCGCGAGGCTCTCTTTGCCCTCGACCCCGCCGACATTGGCGCGCGGGAGCGCCGGCGAAAG CTGCCGTGGAAAACGCCGGACGAGAAGCGACGCGAGTGCAGTTTCAAAGGAAAAGACCTCCAA ACGGATTGCTTCAACTACATCAAGATCTTGCTGCGGCTCAACGGCACCCGGCTGTACGTGTGCGGCACGTACGCCTTCAGCCCCGTCTGCGCCTACGTG GACACGGCCAGCTTCACCTTTGTCGCGAGCGGCTCGGGCGAGGCGCTCGCGGAGGACGGGCGCGGCCGCTGCCCGTTCGACCCCGAGTTCAGGTCCACAGCCGTCATGGCCG ACGGAGAGCTGTTCGCCGCCGCGGTCGGCGACTTCCAGGGAAACGAGCCGGCCATTTCCAAGAGTCTTGGCCGAGGAGCCGCCCTCAAAACGGAAAGCTCCCTCAACTGGCTTGAAG ATCCGGCCTTCGTTGGCTCCGCCTACATCCCGGAGAGCCTGCCCCGGGACGACCCGGCGGGCGACGACGATAAGATTTACTTCTTCTTCAGCGAGGCGGCAACGGAGTTGGACTTTGTTGACAACGCGGTGGTGTCGCGCATCGCTCGCGTGTGCAGG GGAGACGCGGGGGGGGAGCGGGTCCTGCAGAAGAAGTGGACCACCTTCCTCAAGGCGCAACTGTCGTGCTCGCTGCCCGGCGACGGCTTCCCCTTCAACGTCATCCAGGACATGTTTGTGCTGACGCCCGACCCGCTCGCCTGGAAGGAGACCGTCTTCTACGGGGTCTTTGCCTCTCAGTG GTCCAACGGCGGCACGGGAACTTCGGCCGTGTGCTCCTTCACCATGGAGCAGGTGCGGAAAGCCTTCGACGGCCGATACCGCCGGCTCAACCGAGAGACGCGGCAGTGGTCCACTTTCAACGGAGCCGTCCCGGAGCCCCGGCCGGGATCG TGCATCACCAACGCGGCCCGCAAACGAGGCGTCCTCTCGTCGCTGCACGTGCCGGACAAGGCGCTGAATTTCGTGAAGGACCACTTCCTCATGGACGAGGTGCTGCGCGGCCAGCCGCTGCTGCTCAACCGCCGCGCGCGCTACACGCGCATCGCCGTCCATCacgtggtggcggcggcggcgccgcgccGGGCCTACCGCGTGCTCTTCGTCGGCACAG ATGACGGGCGACTCCACAAAGCCGTGAGCGTGAAGAAGAAGATGCACGTGATCGAGGAGCTGCTGCTCTTCCGTCACTCGCGGCCCGTGCGCCACCTGCAGCTGGATGCGGAGAAG GGTCTTCTGCACGTCTCCACTTTCTCCGAACTGGTCTCGGTCCCGCTCGCCAACTGCAGCAATTACGCCGGCTGCGGGGACTGCATCCTCTCCAGGGACCCGTACTGCGCCTGGAACGGCAGGCGCTGCGTCGAGGTCGCGCGGGCGCCGCCCAACCG CTTTCTGCGGCAGGACGTGGTCAACGGCGACGCTCGGGCCGTTTGCGACCAGACGGCGGCCGGCGGGCGCTTCGCCGAGTCTGCGCGCGCAC GGTCGCGGCCTTGCCAGAGCATCGTCATCCCGGCCGACACCTTCCGCGTGCTGCCTTGCCGGCCGCGCTCCAAGCTGGCGCGGAGGCTGTGGCGCTCCAGCGACGCGTCGGGCCGCTCGCATTACCCCGGCGCGGAGGGGGGCCTGGCGGTGGTGGCTCGGGCGGGCGGCCGGGAGACCTACGAGTGCTGGTCGCTGGAGGGGGGCTTCCGGCAGCTGCTGGCCAACTACTGCGTGCGCGGCCGGGAACTCGGCCCCCCGCGGCTCGCCGCCGACACCTACTGGAGCCAGCTGGTGGCCGCGTGCGCCCTGCTGGCCTTCTCCCCGCTGCTCTTTGCGCTCTTTGTCATCTACGGGCACCGCCGGCGCGCCAAGGGGAGCGGGGGCCCCGCCGCGCCGCCCGAGAGGCCCCCGTCGGCGGCCGAGCCCCCCGGGAATTTGCCGGCCGACCGCGGGGGCCCCCGGCGCCCGTCGCCGGACGGCGGCGAGAGCTTCTCCGAGTcggtctccgccgccgccccgcgGCCTCGCGTCAGACTGGCCCCCGAGATCAGGGACTCGCTGGTGTAA
- the LOC127598004 gene encoding peroxisomal membrane protein 11B-like, whose product MEALRNVIKQSQGRDRLLRATQFASALCAHALRNQSRRKELVTKFKSLEANLSVGRKLFRLGNAMDAGEAAKRSARLSDPVLCLCLTAANVNRALYLMCDNALWAAGAGLLPDLDRGRWGAGACRFYLLSLVMSLTRDAYLVLRLALRHAGDERFRRQMMLHLNQSPQVAPAVIPHLDALVLLLLRGFKSQPAVLLDTVKNACDLPMPLDKLGIYRSDPGTLAFCGLLSSLIGIVTLVRPELRLEA is encoded by the exons ATGGAGGCGCTGCGAAACGTCATCAAGCAGAGCCAGGGAAGGGACCGTCTTCTCAG AGCCACCCAGTTCGCGTCCGCCCTGTGCGCGCACGCTCTGCGAAATCAGTCCCGGCGAAAGGAGCTGGTGACCAAATTCAAGAGTCTGGAGGCCAACTTGAGTGTCGGACGAAAGT TGTTCAGGCTGGGGAACGCCATGGACGCCGGCGAGGCGGCCAAGCGGAGCGCGCGGCTCTCCGACCCGGTGCTTTGCCTTTGCCTGACCGCGGCCAACGTCAACCGCGCCCTCTACTTGATGTGCGACAACGCGCTGTGGGCCGCCGGCGCGGGCCTCCTGCCCGATCTGGACCGGGGCCGCTGGGGCGCCGGCGCCTGCCGCTTCTACCTGCTCTCGCTGGTCATGAGCCTGACCCGAGACGCGTACCTCGTGCTGCGGCTCGCGCTGCGGCACGCCGGGGACGAGCGCTTCCGGCGCCAAATGATGTTGCATCTGAACCAGAGTCCCCAAGTGGCCCCCGCGGTCATCCCTCATTTGGACGCCCTGGTGCTCCTGCTCCTGCGCGGCTTCAAATCGCAGCCGGCCGTCCTTTTGGACACCGTCAAAAATGCGTGCGATCTGCCCATGCCGCTGGACAAGTTGGGGATCTACCGCTCGGATCCGGGCACGCTGGCCTTTTGCGGCCTGCTCTCCTCGCTCATCGGCATCGTGACCCTGGTGCGGCCCGAGCTGAGACTGGAAGCCTGA
- the zgc:162879 gene encoding ras and EF-hand domain-containing protein, with the protein MSGSRLAQFEDDVQKQLAGAERSAREEERKKMEEVLWNLQRKHEDQIANLQATVDRLLQSQAESRSARSKEEQLDVSRHVGQLSQENEQLRSALLEARSDVGALRSELDKLKDMYADERAQRERETNQLKKMVIEYESYSSQVQILQDMNKQLCDSNDGLRSALASEVKRKVPAKNEAPARRTKPVRQSTLKHNSSSMSDVSSWADKYLDSGVSLPTDASESWVSDLDTDMDLDTDDGRGSTETVHRSYSCAHSDGELLDTKSEAGLSLAQSLGSSNASSMRRQLSAFAKETAEPEAAHVDDALPMYRLVLAGDAGAGKSSFLLRLALNQFKADIQTTLGVDFQIKKMLVDGQKTNLQIWDTAGQERFRSIARSYFRKAHGVLLLYDVTSESSFLNIRDWLDQIQDATEDTVPICIIGNKVDMRGQTPARRCVSTLHGEKLATAYGALFCETSAKEGTNVVEAVLHLAREVKKKVKVKPKTSPVDLLATNAKKTFGTCCRL; encoded by the exons ATGAGCGGCAGCCGGCTGGCCCAATTCGAGGACGACGTTCAGAAGCAACTTGCGGGCGCCGAGCGCAGCGCTAGGGAGGAG GAGCGCAAGAAAATGGAAGAGGTCCTGTGGAACCTGCAGCGCAAGCACGAAGACCAGATTGCCAACCTGCAGGCCACCGTGGACCGACTCCTGCAG AGTCAAGCAGAGTCTCGGTCGGCCCGATCCAAGGAGGAGCAGCTGGACGTGAGCCGACACGTGGGCCAACTTTCCCAG GAGAATGAGCAGCTGCGCTCGGCTCTGCTGGAGGCCCGGAGCGACGTGGGCGCGCTGCGCTCGGAGCTGGACAAGCTGAAGGACATGTACGCCGACGAGCGGGCTCAGCGCGAACG AGAAACCAACCAGCTGAAGAAGATGGTGATCGAGTACGAGTCTTACTCCAGCCAAGTCCAGATTCTACA GGACATGAACAAGCAGCTGTGCGACAGCAACGACGGCTTGCGCTCGGCGTTGGCGTCAGAAGTCAAGCGCAAG GTCCCCGCCAAGAATGAAGCGCCCGCTCGCAGAACCAAGCCCGTCAGGCAGAGCACCCTCAAGCACAACAG CTCCAGCATGTCCGACGTGTCCTCGTGGGCCGACAAATACCTGGACAGCGGCGTCTCGCTGCCCACGGACGCCAGCGAGAGCTGGGTCAGCGACCTGGACACAGACATGGACTTGGACACGGACGACGGACGAGGCTCCACCGAGACCGTCCACCGCAGCTACTCTTGCGCCCACTCCGACGGCGAg TTGCTGGACACCAAGTCTGAGGCAGGGCTGTCCTTGGCGCAGAGCTTGGGAAGTTCCAACGCGTCGTCCATGCGAAGGCAGTTGTCCGCCTTTGCCAAAGAG ACGGCGGAGCCGGAGGCGGCCCACGTGGACGACGCCTTGCCCATGTACCGCCTGGTCTTGGCCGGAGACGCCGGCGCGGGCAAGTCCAGCTTCCTCCTGCGGCTGGCGCTCAACCAGTTCAAAGCCGACATCCAGACCACGTTGG GGGTGGATTTCCAGATCAAGAAGATGCTCGTGGACGGCCAGAAGACCAACCTGCAGATCTGGGACACGGCCGGACAGGAAAG GTTCCGCAGTATCGCCCGCTCTTATTTCCGCAAAGCTCACGGCGTTCTGCTCTTGTACGACGTGACTTCGGAGAGCAGCTTCCTCAACATCCGAGACTGGCTGGATCAGATCCAG GACGCCACCGAGGACACGGTTCCCATTTGCATCATCGGCAACAAGGTGGACATGAGAGGCCAGACGCCGGCCAGACGCTGCGTCAGCACTTTGCACGGAGAGAAGTTGGCCACG GCGTACGGCGCGTTGTTCTGCGAAACCAGCGCCAAAGAAGGGACCAACGTGGTGGAGGCCGTGCTCCATCTGGCCAG AGAAGTGAAGAAGAAGGTGAAAGTGAAACCCAAAACGTCTCCGGTGGACCTTTTGGCCACAAATGCCAAGAAGACTTTTGGCACATGCTGCCGCCTCTag